Proteins found in one Brachyspira murdochii DSM 12563 genomic segment:
- a CDS encoding carboxymuconolactone decarboxylase family protein yields the protein MKKILKLSLSIFLLMTILSCQANNNNTNNSGGNLTMTEKANSKYNELFKREAKSSKPNDEELESIFNNFLYGEVYNHGSLDAKLRELVTLVSLTASQGTDFIKDHVEIALNVGVTPIEIKEALYQCSPYVGFPRVFAALEKANEVFKAKNISLPIESQSTVTEETRFDKGLETQVSIFGNAILTAHSNAAPNQKHIQNYLSANCFGDFYTRTGLDLKTRELLTFIMIISLGGAEPQATAHANANIAMGNTKDMMIEAVTQCLPYIGYPRTLNAITVINNIQ from the coding sequence ATGAAAAAAATATTAAAATTAAGTTTATCAATATTTTTATTAATGACAATATTATCTTGTCAGGCAAATAACAATAATACTAATAATAGCGGAGGAAATCTAACTATGACAGAAAAAGCAAATAGTAAATATAATGAATTATTCAAAAGAGAGGCTAAATCATCAAAACCAAATGATGAAGAATTAGAAAGTATATTCAATAACTTTTTATACGGCGAAGTTTATAATCATGGTTCATTAGATGCAAAATTAAGAGAACTTGTAACATTAGTTTCTCTAACAGCTTCACAAGGCACTGACTTTATAAAAGATCATGTAGAAATAGCTTTGAATGTTGGAGTTACACCTATAGAGATAAAAGAGGCATTATATCAATGTTCTCCTTATGTAGGTTTTCCAAGAGTATTTGCAGCTTTAGAAAAAGCAAATGAAGTTTTTAAAGCAAAAAATATATCACTTCCTATAGAAAGTCAATCAACTGTTACAGAGGAAACAAGATTTGATAAGGGATTAGAAACTCAGGTAAGCATATTTGGAAATGCAATACTTACTGCTCATTCAAATGCTGCCCCAAATCAAAAACATATTCAGAACTATTTATCAGCTAACTGTTTCGGAGATTTCTATACTAGAACAGGTTTGGATTTAAAAACAAGAGAGCTTTTAACATTCATAATGATAATATCTTTAGGAGGAGCTGAACCTCAGGCTACAGCACATGCAAATGCTAATATAGCAATGGGAAACACAAAAGATATGATGATAGAAGCTGTAACTCAATGCCTTCCTTATATAGGATACCCAAGAACATTAAACGCTATAACTGTAATTAACAATATACAATAA
- a CDS encoding flavodoxin translates to MKNLILIFLLLSIVISCKNNNTSNIESDNNYNTQNNYVNINYTQSNSKILIAYFTWADNTVVENPSSIDPDAETSASVLSPGNAALIAGWIQEETGGDLFSIKTENKYSSDYDECLNQARKERDNNERPRLTQRVNNIDDYDVIFLGFPNWWYTCPMAIFTFVESYDLSGKTIIPFCTHGTGGLSRTIRDLRNLLPDDCKILEPIGIYRPEVKTSKNKVLDWLRKLDY, encoded by the coding sequence ATGAAAAATTTAATCTTAATTTTTTTACTTTTATCAATAGTTATATCATGCAAAAATAACAATACTTCTAATATAGAAAGTGATAATAATTATAATACTCAAAATAATTATGTTAATATTAATTATACTCAAAGCAATTCAAAAATATTAATAGCATATTTTACTTGGGCAGATAATACTGTAGTTGAAAATCCTTCATCTATAGACCCAGATGCTGAAACATCTGCAAGCGTACTTTCTCCGGGCAATGCTGCATTAATTGCAGGATGGATACAAGAGGAAACAGGAGGCGATTTATTTAGTATAAAAACAGAAAATAAATACTCAAGCGATTATGATGAATGTCTTAATCAAGCTAGAAAAGAAAGGGATAATAACGAAAGACCAAGACTTACTCAAAGAGTTAATAATATAGATGATTATGATGTTATATTTTTGGGTTTTCCTAATTGGTGGTATACTTGCCCTATGGCTATTTTCACATTTGTTGAAAGCTATGATCTATCTGGAAAAACCATAATACCATTTTGTACTCATGGAACAGGAGGGCTTTCAAGAACTATAAGAGATTTGAGAAACTTACTTCCAGATGACTGCAAAATATTAGAGCCTATAGGAATATACAGACCAGAAGTAAAAACATCAAAAAATAAAGTTTTAGATTGGCTTAGAAAGTTGGATTATTAA
- a CDS encoding flavodoxin has translation MRKIIKTILVSLLLSSTLLIGGLYAQSSKTLIVYFSWGGNTKTAANMIKNMTHADMFEVKTAESYPTDYNDTINQARDELNNNVLPRLSANIDNLANYDTIILCYPNWWGTIPQAVKQLLQTHNFSGKKIAPLCTHGGGGMGRSLNDIKTLCPNSDILNHLSISGRSVNSSENNIRTWLQNINIL, from the coding sequence ATGAGAAAAATTATCAAAACAATATTAGTATCATTACTTCTTTCAAGCACATTATTAATAGGAGGCTTATACGCTCAAAGCTCAAAAACTTTAATAGTGTATTTCTCTTGGGGCGGAAACACGAAAACAGCTGCCAATATGATAAAGAACATGACGCATGCTGATATGTTTGAAGTAAAAACTGCAGAAAGCTACCCTACTGATTATAATGATACTATAAATCAGGCAAGAGATGAATTAAATAATAATGTTTTACCGAGATTAAGTGCTAATATAGATAATCTAGCTAACTATGACACTATAATATTATGTTACCCTAATTGGTGGGGCACTATTCCTCAGGCAGTAAAACAATTATTACAAACTCATAATTTCAGCGGTAAAAAAATAGCTCCTTTATGCACACATGGCGGAGGCGGTATGGGAAGAAGTTTAAATGATATAAAAACTTTATGCCCTAACTCTGATATATTAAACCATCTAAGTATATCTGGAAGAAGTGTTAATAGCTCAGAAAATAATATAAGAACATGGCTTCAAAATATAAACATACTATAA
- a CDS encoding DUF4405 domain-containing protein, giving the protein MTKKIIKTTVDIIMTLLFFILMAYHFTGDAVHEYLGFLLFIFFILHHILNFNWYKNLPKGKYNFNRVLSTFINTMLFLCMIGLMISGILFSQRVLGFLNIHNSGMFTRRLHMISSSWGFIFMSAHLGMHWGMFINMSKKFINIKKQIALIIASLIAVYGIISFIKRELYNKMFLLVEFAFFNYEEPVILFFMDYLSIMGLFIFISYYLPKIKIRKNNNI; this is encoded by the coding sequence ATGACTAAAAAAATAATAAAAACAACTGTAGACATAATAATGACTTTACTATTTTTTATTTTGATGGCATATCATTTTACTGGAGATGCCGTACATGAATATTTGGGTTTTCTTCTTTTTATATTTTTTATACTTCATCATATACTTAATTTTAATTGGTACAAAAACTTGCCTAAAGGAAAATATAATTTTAATAGGGTTTTAAGTACATTTATTAATACTATGCTTTTTTTATGTATGATAGGATTAATGATAAGCGGAATACTATTTTCTCAAAGGGTGCTTGGATTTTTGAATATTCATAACAGCGGAATGTTTACAAGACGTCTTCATATGATTTCAAGCTCTTGGGGATTTATATTTATGTCGGCACATTTAGGAATGCATTGGGGTATGTTTATCAATATGAGTAAAAAGTTTATCAATATAAAAAAACAAATAGCGTTAATAATAGCTTCATTAATTGCTGTATATGGTATTATTTCATTTATAAAAAGAGAATTATACAATAAAATGTTTTTGCTTGTAGAGTTTGCTTTTTTTAATTATGAAGAGCCTGTAATACTTTTCTTTATGGATTATTTATCTATAATGGGTTTATTTATATTTATAAGCTACTATTTACCAAAAATAAAAATTAGAAAAAATAATAATATTTAA
- a CDS encoding flavodoxin, whose amino-acid sequence MKKYIIIIFSIVFTYIGYAQNSKILIVYFSRVGNTLFKDNIDASTSASIIANNNRVGTTEYAANIIKNELNADIRLIETVDKYTDNFDDLVDKNHEEMRNNYFPKIKPLNIDINKYNTVFIGYPVWANDVPMAVRSFIRDYNLSSKTIVPFCTHDGYGAGRSYNTIRNMIKNANILNGLALDSSNIQYEDGRIKSWIRNLKINNY is encoded by the coding sequence ATGAAAAAATATATTATTATAATATTTTCTATAGTGTTTACATACATAGGATATGCACAGAATTCAAAAATTTTGATTGTTTATTTTTCAAGAGTAGGAAATACTTTATTTAAAGATAATATAGACGCATCAACTTCAGCAAGCATTATAGCAAATAATAACAGAGTGGGTACTACAGAATATGCTGCTAATATAATAAAAAACGAATTAAATGCTGATATTAGATTAATAGAAACAGTTGATAAATACACTGATAACTTCGACGATTTAGTTGATAAAAATCATGAAGAAATGCGTAATAATTATTTTCCAAAAATAAAGCCGCTAAATATTGATATAAACAAATATAATACTGTTTTTATAGGATATCCAGTATGGGCTAATGATGTACCAATGGCAGTGCGTTCATTTATAAGAGATTATAATTTGTCATCAAAAACTATAGTACCATTTTGTACTCATGACGGATACGGTGCTGGAAGATCATATAATACTATTAGAAACATGATAAAAAATGCCAATATATTAAATGGCTTGGCATTAGACTCCTCTAATATACAATACGAGGACGGCAGAATAAAGTCTTGGATAAGAAATTTAAAAATAAATAATTATTAA
- a CDS encoding SDR family oxidoreductase, with product MNNKKDVFVLTGSGSIGIAIARRMGIGKHIVLADLNIKNAERESQILYNAGFQTSVYETDISSRESILKLIDFAKSFGKIKYFVNAAGVSPSQASIKDILKVDLYGTSVLLEEFGKVIEEGGSGITISSQSGYRLGSLTDEENKILATTPTEKLLSLPILDKATDTLKAYQLSKRCNCLRVMYESGNWGKRGARLNSISPGIIITPLANDELNGPRGESYRKMLELCPSKRAGTPDDVANVAELLMSDRGSFISGSDFLMDGGVTASWWYGELSNNK from the coding sequence ATGAACAATAAAAAAGATGTATTTGTTTTAACAGGCTCTGGTTCTATAGGAATTGCAATAGCCAGAAGAATGGGAATAGGAAAACATATAGTACTTGCAGATTTAAACATAAAAAATGCTGAAAGAGAATCTCAAATATTATATAATGCTGGGTTTCAAACTTCTGTATATGAAACAGATATTTCTTCAAGAGAATCTATATTAAAACTTATTGATTTTGCAAAAAGTTTTGGAAAAATAAAATATTTTGTTAATGCTGCAGGAGTTTCGCCGTCTCAAGCATCTATTAAAGATATTTTAAAAGTTGATTTATATGGAACATCTGTACTTCTTGAAGAGTTTGGTAAAGTGATAGAAGAAGGAGGAAGCGGTATAACAATATCTTCACAATCTGGCTACCGTTTAGGTTCTTTGACAGATGAAGAAAATAAAATACTTGCAACTACTCCTACTGAAAAATTATTATCTTTGCCTATACTTGATAAAGCAACAGACACTTTAAAGGCATATCAATTATCAAAAAGATGCAATTGTTTAAGGGTAATGTATGAATCTGGAAATTGGGGTAAAAGAGGAGCAAGGTTAAATTCAATAAGTCCCGGTATAATAATTACACCTTTAGCCAATGATGAATTAAACGGACCAAGAGGAGAAAGCTACAGAAAAATGCTTGAACTTTGCCCTTCAAAAAGAGCAGGAACTCCAGATGATGTAGCAAATGTGGCTGAGCTTTTAATGAGTGATAGAGGCTCTTTTATTTCCGGAAGTGATTTTCTTATGGACGGAGGCGTAACAGCTTCTTGGTGGTATGGAGAATTATCAAATAATAAATAA
- a CDS encoding aldo/keto reductase, whose protein sequence is MNNIKLNNGVEMPILGFGVYQIDNYEECKKACIYAIEAGYRHIDTASIYMNEKAVGDAIKESGINRKEMFITTKLWIQDADYDKAKKAFQISMEKLGLDYLDLYLIHMPFGNYYSAWKAIEELYEAGHIKAIGVCNFYKDRLIDFVHNHKIIPAINQIETHPFFQRWEDQELMKEYNITLESWAPLAEGSNNIFNNEILKSIGKKYNKTIAQVILRWLTQRNIPIIPKSVNKERIIENSKIFDFILDDNDMNIIKTLDNNKNIIFLNEDEKFIKKLLNMKY, encoded by the coding sequence ATGAATAATATAAAACTAAATAATGGTGTTGAAATGCCTATTCTTGGATTTGGAGTATACCAAATAGATAATTACGAAGAATGCAAAAAAGCATGTATTTATGCTATTGAAGCAGGCTACAGACATATAGACACAGCATCTATATATATGAATGAAAAAGCGGTAGGAGATGCTATAAAAGAAAGCGGTATAAATAGAAAAGAGATGTTTATAACCACAAAATTATGGATACAAGATGCAGATTATGATAAGGCAAAAAAAGCATTTCAAATATCTATGGAAAAATTGGGATTAGATTATTTAGATTTATATTTGATCCATATGCCTTTTGGTAATTATTATTCTGCTTGGAAAGCAATTGAAGAATTATACGAAGCTGGACATATAAAAGCTATAGGAGTTTGCAACTTCTATAAAGATAGATTAATTGATTTTGTACATAATCATAAAATAATACCGGCTATTAATCAAATAGAAACTCATCCATTCTTTCAAAGATGGGAAGACCAAGAATTAATGAAAGAGTATAATATCACATTAGAATCTTGGGCTCCTTTAGCAGAAGGCAGTAATAATATTTTCAATAATGAAATATTAAAAAGTATAGGAAAAAAATATAATAAAACTATAGCTCAAGTTATTTTAAGATGGCTAACTCAAAGAAATATACCTATTATACCCAAAAGTGTTAATAAAGAGAGGATAATAGAAAACTCTAAAATATTTGATTTTATATTAGATGATAATGATATGAATATTATAAAAACTTTAGACAATAATAAAAATATTATATTTCTTAATGAAGATGAAAAGTTTATAAAAAAATTATTAAATATGAAATATTAA
- a CDS encoding NAD(P)H-dependent oxidoreductase, whose product MKTLIIFSHTYWNDSKVNRKLLESIKDFKDITIHNLNEIYKDNKISKDNVKSEISLLKEHDKIIFQFPLFWFSTPSLLKEWEDTVLTDILYGSESKCLEGKTFQIITTAGGEKSFYDSLEFGINTILSPITTSFKYLGLKAENPLCIYHANTDNLDLNEYHKYLQQN is encoded by the coding sequence ATGAAAACACTTATAATTTTTTCACATACCTATTGGAATGATTCTAAAGTCAATCGTAAACTATTAGAATCAATAAAAGATTTTAAAGACATTACAATTCATAATTTAAATGAAATATATAAAGATAATAAAATAAGTAAAGACAATGTGAAGTCAGAAATATCTTTATTAAAAGAACATGATAAAATAATATTTCAGTTTCCATTGTTTTGGTTCAGCACTCCGAGCCTATTAAAAGAATGGGAGGATACTGTTTTAACTGATATACTTTATGGCAGCGAAAGCAAATGTTTAGAAGGAAAAACTTTTCAAATAATTACTACTGCAGGAGGAGAGAAATCTTTTTATGATTCTTTGGAGTTTGGTATTAATACTATACTATCTCCTATAACAACAAGTTTTAAATATTTAGGTTTGAAAGCAGAAAATCCATTATGTATATATCATGCTAATACTGATAATTTGGATTTAAATGAATATCATAAGTATTTGCAGCAAAATTAA